A part of Flavobacteriaceae bacterium GSB9 genomic DNA contains:
- a CDS encoding RagB/SusD family nutrient uptake outer membrane protein encodes MKKKLINMKLKLLLVAIIPTVLMTTSCDKDFLEPESISSFDTDYVFSNVDDARNAVNAVYASFNQDAFRSRLSNNMTGCTDIETQSGWTSSGDRYQIWNLEATVSNRDLDIVWTYAYQAIRDANVAIEGIKASGNLEASDVSVRNTFNHLLGEAHTLRAYWYSMLIYYFGDVPYSIEAPKAGNDFNLPKTNRNTILTGEIQALIDVEANMQWADQLPYGIEQVNREYTLGMIARLALQRGGYYLTPELNMVRDSDYLDYYAIAKQYSKKLIDLKDRPLPTDFRQIFLNQCQFIKPLNEDILFEVPFAKGGGDVGWNIGITVQGGTTAKHDYGSGNNYMHIPPTYYMSFDSADKRREVTCGLWRINTEAEHEHVGGGNISQGKWSRWFLPEPPGPESAKGTGINWPMMRYADVLLMFAEAENELNGPTLEAQMAFKRVRQRAFNEEDWPAKVDVYTSQISTSKQTFFDAIVDERAWEFGGEMIRKYELIRWNLYHEKVVETVEGLKKLRDDAVELPEVNNLPDYQYWKVDDAGNFTVLNPDYYLANPPDDSWTRSNFLRSLNDNTLVYREWITRDWANYIDQGPKPGVVRYIFPIPAVTIENSQGVLKNDGYGFNN; translated from the coding sequence ATGAAAAAGAAACTTATAAATATGAAACTTAAATTATTGTTAGTAGCTATTATACCTACGGTATTAATGACTACATCATGTGACAAGGACTTTTTAGAGCCTGAGTCCATCTCTTCATTTGATACCGATTATGTGTTCTCAAATGTAGATGATGCTAGGAATGCGGTAAATGCAGTATATGCCTCCTTCAACCAAGATGCGTTCCGTTCAAGACTATCCAATAATATGACGGGATGTACTGATATTGAAACCCAGTCTGGATGGACAAGTTCAGGTGATAGGTATCAAATATGGAATTTAGAAGCTACTGTCAGCAATCGTGATTTGGATATTGTTTGGACATATGCCTACCAAGCTATCAGAGATGCTAACGTAGCTATAGAAGGTATTAAAGCCAGTGGCAACTTAGAAGCTTCCGATGTTTCCGTAAGAAACACATTTAATCATTTATTAGGTGAAGCCCATACCCTAAGAGCCTATTGGTATAGTATGCTTATTTACTATTTTGGTGATGTACCGTATAGTATTGAGGCTCCAAAAGCCGGTAATGATTTTAATCTACCTAAAACAAATAGAAACACCATACTTACTGGCGAAATTCAAGCTTTAATTGATGTTGAGGCCAATATGCAATGGGCCGATCAATTGCCTTATGGTATAGAACAAGTAAATCGTGAATATACTTTAGGTATGATTGCCAGATTGGCTTTACAACGTGGCGGTTACTATTTAACCCCAGAACTCAACATGGTAAGAGATAGTGATTATTTAGATTATTATGCTATTGCAAAACAATATTCCAAAAAATTAATTGATTTAAAAGATAGACCATTACCAACAGATTTTAGACAAATCTTTTTAAACCAATGCCAATTTATAAAACCTCTAAACGAAGACATCTTATTTGAAGTTCCTTTTGCTAAAGGTGGTGGTGATGTTGGTTGGAATATTGGTATTACCGTTCAGGGTGGTACAACTGCGAAGCATGATTACGGTTCTGGTAATAATTATATGCACATACCTCCAACATATTATATGTCTTTTGATAGTGCTGATAAAAGACGCGAGGTTACCTGTGGACTATGGCGAATTAATACCGAGGCAGAACATGAACATGTAGGTGGAGGCAATATCTCTCAAGGTAAATGGAGCCGATGGTTTTTACCAGAACCTCCAGGACCAGAATCAGCCAAAGGTACGGGCATTAACTGGCCAATGATGCGTTATGCCGACGTACTACTAATGTTTGCCGAAGCTGAAAACGAATTAAATGGCCCAACATTAGAAGCTCAAATGGCTTTTAAACGTGTACGACAACGTGCTTTCAATGAAGAAGACTGGCCAGCAAAGGTAGATGTTTATACCTCGCAAATCTCAACCTCTAAACAAACGTTCTTTGACGCTATAGTTGATGAACGTGCTTGGGAGTTTGGTGGTGAAATGATTCGTAAGTATGAATTGATTAGATGGAATCTTTATCATGAAAAAGTTGTTGAGACTGTCGAAGGTCTTAAAAAATTAAGGGACGATGCGGTTGAATTACCTGAAGTCAATAACCTTCCCGATTATCAGTATTGGAAAGTTGATGATGCAGGCAATTTTACTGTACTTAACCCAGACTATTATTTGGCTAATCCTCCAGACGATAGTTGGACAAGGTCAAACTTTTTAAGATCTTTAAATGACAACACTTTAGTATACAGAGAATGGATTACCCGAGATTGGGCAAACTATATTGACCAAGGCCCTAAACCAGGAGTTGTAAGATATATTTTCCCAATTCCTGCAGTTACCATCGAGAACAGTCAAGGTGTTCTTAAGAATGATGGCTATGGATTTAACAATTAA
- a CDS encoding TonB-dependent receptor, translated as MICANVHAQDNISVSGVITDGGELGGPLPGVTVLVKGTSNGTSTDFDGNYTLNNVDSNATLVFSYVGYKTQEVAVNGQSTINITLQVDVSQLDEIVIVDYGYGKVNKLDMTGSTASIGSKELSTIPISSAAEALSGRLPGVNVTSADGEPGASIKIRVRGGTSLTQDNDPLFVVDGFIVGDIDNIPVNDIASIDVLKDAAATAIYGAQASNGVIVVTTKNPVAGKVSVSYNNFFQFNELPQDRKYKVLDPYEFVLANYEYAAIQGTTQVERFERFFGKYDDLELYKKKQATDWQDRLFGGSRVSQYHNLSIGGGTEETKMNLSLSHNDDEGLLQGSAFQRTAINFKLNQKITDNLKLDIQTRITNTVKDGAGTSNRAQIKIKDAVQTRPVNGIADEIDLDLTQINDDDDFQQFILSLKSPEEVLEQDWRKRTDNDYVLNAALTWSITDNLTAKSSFSRSKRFREELRFYGPLTSESFNNGGSLPLGQKSNSEGETYRWVNTLNYNKDWGESKLDILLGNEISSQGGFSSFLRAEDFRLSITPEELFANMQLGRADRFGTEEAIKTNRKSVFGRFDFNLQDKYIITLTARADQSSRFRGKNSLGIFPAIATAWKIDQEDFMQNVDFVDQLKLRITYGETGNDRIQDGVTAYLLNTQTFRSPGFNNEDSVYYSPASSSLYNPDIKWETTSTSNYGLDFTLFNRRLNGTFDYYRNETRDLLYKKQIATSSGFQTEWANIGVTANEGVELGMTGYIIDNNDFTLSANINIGHNVLTIERLDGTNEAFARSNWASTDLRNINDFQVQTGEKIGNMYGFVTDGYYTVDDFESYDESTGRYVLKDGVANSGGTVGNINVRPGFLKLKDLNDDGVINDDDRQVIGNALPDFQGGFGVNVRWKNFDLSTFFNYQVGNDVYNTGKIQYNQFRRVTNGNLLTTMSLDNRFTYLDVNGSYTGTPGAIVTDLDDLRDLNTGKNIWSHASYGVAQAVIHDWAIEDGSFLRLNNVTLGYSLPEKLISKIGLSKFRVFATGRNLAIWTKYSGYDPEVDTNSDPFTPGVDYSSFPRSRSYTIGLNATF; from the coding sequence ATGATTTGCGCTAATGTTCATGCACAAGACAACATAAGTGTGAGCGGTGTAATTACAGATGGAGGCGAACTGGGAGGTCCATTACCTGGTGTAACCGTTCTTGTTAAGGGAACATCAAACGGAACCTCTACAGATTTTGATGGAAATTACACATTGAATAATGTGGATTCAAATGCTACTTTGGTTTTTTCCTATGTTGGTTATAAAACTCAAGAGGTAGCTGTAAATGGCCAATCAACTATTAACATTACATTACAAGTTGATGTAAGTCAATTGGATGAAATCGTTATTGTTGATTACGGTTATGGTAAAGTGAATAAACTAGACATGACGGGTTCTACTGCAAGCATTGGCAGTAAAGAACTTTCAACCATACCTATTTCAAGTGCTGCAGAAGCACTTTCTGGTCGTTTACCTGGTGTAAATGTCACCTCTGCTGATGGCGAGCCTGGTGCCAGTATAAAGATTAGAGTAAGAGGTGGAACCTCATTAACACAAGATAACGATCCTCTGTTTGTTGTTGACGGGTTTATTGTTGGTGATATTGACAACATTCCGGTTAATGACATTGCTTCTATCGATGTATTAAAAGATGCTGCAGCAACAGCGATATATGGAGCTCAAGCATCGAACGGTGTAATTGTTGTAACTACAAAAAATCCAGTTGCAGGGAAGGTTTCTGTATCCTACAATAACTTTTTCCAATTTAATGAGTTGCCCCAAGATAGAAAGTACAAGGTCTTAGATCCGTATGAGTTTGTTTTAGCGAACTATGAGTATGCAGCTATTCAAGGTACTACACAAGTTGAGCGCTTTGAAAGATTCTTTGGTAAGTATGATGATTTAGAGCTATATAAGAAAAAACAGGCCACAGATTGGCAAGACAGATTATTTGGAGGATCCAGAGTTTCACAGTATCACAATTTAAGTATTGGTGGTGGTACTGAGGAGACTAAAATGAATTTAAGCCTTTCTCATAACGATGACGAAGGCCTTTTACAAGGTTCAGCTTTTCAAAGAACAGCTATCAATTTTAAATTAAATCAAAAAATAACAGACAACCTTAAACTTGATATTCAGACTCGAATTACCAACACTGTAAAAGATGGTGCCGGTACGTCTAACAGGGCTCAAATAAAAATCAAAGATGCAGTACAAACCCGCCCTGTTAATGGTATTGCCGACGAAATAGATCTTGACTTAACTCAAATTAATGATGATGATGATTTTCAACAATTCATTTTAAGTTTAAAAAGCCCTGAAGAAGTACTTGAACAAGACTGGAGAAAAAGAACAGATAACGATTACGTACTCAATGCTGCATTAACTTGGTCTATTACCGACAATTTAACAGCCAAATCATCTTTTTCACGTTCAAAACGTTTTCGTGAAGAGTTAAGGTTTTACGGTCCTTTAACTAGTGAATCATTCAATAATGGAGGTAGTTTACCCTTGGGGCAAAAATCTAACTCAGAAGGAGAAACTTATAGATGGGTTAACACTTTAAACTATAACAAAGATTGGGGGGAGTCTAAATTGGATATATTATTAGGTAATGAAATATCCTCTCAAGGAGGGTTTAGTTCGTTCCTACGAGCGGAAGATTTTAGGTTATCCATAACTCCTGAAGAGTTATTTGCTAATATGCAATTAGGTCGTGCTGATAGATTTGGAACCGAGGAAGCTATAAAAACCAACCGTAAATCGGTTTTTGGTAGATTTGATTTTAACCTACAAGACAAATACATAATTACTTTAACGGCAAGGGCCGACCAATCTAGTAGGTTTCGTGGTAAAAACTCATTAGGCATTTTTCCCGCAATAGCAACTGCTTGGAAAATAGACCAAGAAGATTTTATGCAAAATGTAGATTTTGTTGACCAACTTAAATTAAGAATCACCTATGGTGAAACCGGTAACGATAGAATTCAAGATGGTGTAACTGCATACCTTCTAAATACACAAACTTTTAGAAGCCCTGGCTTTAACAATGAGGATAGCGTGTATTACTCTCCTGCTAGCAGTTCTTTATACAACCCAGATATAAAATGGGAAACCACATCGACTAGTAATTATGGTTTAGACTTTACCTTATTCAATAGGCGTTTAAATGGTACTTTTGATTATTACAGGAACGAAACACGAGATCTTTTGTACAAAAAACAAATTGCCACTAGTTCAGGTTTTCAGACGGAATGGGCCAATATAGGGGTTACTGCCAATGAAGGAGTTGAACTTGGAATGACCGGATATATCATAGACAACAATGATTTTACATTATCGGCTAACATAAACATTGGTCATAATGTGCTAACAATCGAGAGATTGGATGGAACCAATGAAGCTTTTGCCAGATCAAATTGGGCCAGTACAGATTTAAGAAACATTAACGACTTTCAAGTCCAAACTGGTGAAAAAATTGGTAATATGTATGGTTTTGTTACCGATGGTTATTACACCGTTGACGATTTTGAAAGCTATGATGAAAGTACAGGGAGATATGTTTTAAAAGATGGTGTAGCAAACTCAGGTGGTACTGTAGGTAACATTAATGTTAGACCTGGGTTTTTAAAATTAAAAGATTTAAATGACGATGGTGTAATTAATGATGATGACCGTCAAGTAATCGGTAATGCCCTACCCGATTTTCAAGGTGGTTTTGGTGTTAACGTAAGATGGAAAAATTTTGATTTATCTACCTTTTTCAACTACCAGGTTGGAAACGACGTATATAATACCGGAAAAATCCAATACAATCAATTTAGACGTGTAACAAATGGAAACCTATTAACAACTATGAGTTTAGATAACAGGTTTACGTATTTAGATGTCAATGGCTCGTATACAGGTACCCCTGGCGCTATTGTAACTGACTTAGATGATTTGAGAGATCTAAATACAGGTAAAAACATCTGGTCGCATGCCAGTTACGGTGTAGCTCAGGCAGTAATTCATGACTGGGCTATAGAAGATGGTTCTTTTTTACGATTAAATAACGTAACTTTAGGATATTCTTTACCAGAAAAATTAATTTCTAAAATTGGCTTGTCTAAATTTAGAGTATTTGCAACCGGTAGAAATTTAGCCATTTGGACCAAATACTCAGGATATGATCCTGAAGTTGACACGAACTCTGACCCCTTCACCCCTGGTGTAGATTACTCTTCTTTCCCAAGAAGTCGTTCTTACACTATTGGGTTAAATGCAACATTTTAA
- a CDS encoding T9SS type A sorting domain-containing protein: MDNRLHLNYAKDNVLKNLCFYSAFLWVTFYAVAQNVTIMESSGWLESAYIKWNDVAEAESYNVYITGEGLNNKKIDDQLIRCYNGYHRADILGLKAGSYTISVASVISGKEDNMTTSDVITVEAHDRTGFAFSNGRVPGAYNLDGTLKSGAVILYITENTKNTVELNVTGANSNPCIGLQTILDGFKKGNDNRPLIVRLIGQITDPDYLLNGDIVIENKNNASSHITFEGVGDDAVADGWGIRVKNATNIEIRNIGSMNCDSNEGDNIGLQQNNDYIWVHNVDFFYGNAGGDADQVKGDGALDCKRSTYVTFSYNHFWDSGKSNLLGLSEDPSDDLYITYHHNWYDHSDSRHPRVRYYSAHVYNNFYDGNSKYGVGATNGSSIFVEANYFRNCKYPILTSMQGSDVYDEDTGSNDYSDMPTFSKEDGGSIKAFKNHIEGARRFVAYGDSNFNNSTVDFDAYVVSTRNETMPANATSVYGGNTHDNFDIDPSVMYNYTPDTPEGAKTKVMQYSGRMNGGDFTWTFNNATDDTSYAVDSGLKSALTNYTTALVCVQGDVGPDPAITLTANVGDGLVNLNWDVSNYSASTYEIFRNTDSDPAGRTKIADITTPSTSSFTDNTVENGTTYYYWIVADTSIESNIESAMPVEGGTATGDETHNFTIVGKNSTFYSITGNLSDSKGTVNYNGLTLTQCLKIESSTNVSFTTTAPSTLTLVFKEGYTGDIKINGTSYAISNGILSLELPTAGPYEITKDSVANLYYMSVEYESLGISSFESANIKLFPNPANSMLYLSSKTKVSHLSIYNLLGALVKKVGGHIKEVDMTNLKKGSYLIKIKTDHSTTTKIIVKN; this comes from the coding sequence TTGGATAATCGATTACATCTAAATTATGCTAAAGACAATGTATTGAAAAATTTATGCTTTTACTCGGCTTTTCTTTGGGTTACCTTTTATGCTGTAGCCCAAAATGTTACTATCATGGAATCTAGTGGCTGGCTAGAGTCTGCATACATAAAGTGGAATGATGTAGCCGAGGCCGAGAGCTACAACGTATATATAACTGGCGAAGGCCTCAACAACAAAAAAATAGACGACCAACTTATAAGGTGCTATAATGGGTACCATCGTGCAGATATTTTAGGTTTAAAAGCAGGATCGTATACCATAAGTGTTGCCTCGGTAATTTCGGGAAAAGAAGACAATATGACCACAAGCGACGTCATTACCGTTGAAGCTCATGACCGCACAGGGTTTGCTTTTTCCAATGGGCGCGTTCCAGGAGCCTATAATTTAGATGGGACTCTAAAATCTGGTGCGGTAATTCTGTATATAACAGAGAATACAAAAAACACTGTTGAACTTAATGTAACTGGAGCCAATTCCAATCCCTGTATAGGCCTTCAAACTATTTTAGATGGTTTCAAAAAAGGAAACGACAACCGCCCATTGATTGTCAGGCTTATTGGTCAAATTACCGACCCCGATTATTTATTGAATGGCGACATTGTTATTGAAAACAAAAATAATGCTTCGAGCCACATCACTTTTGAAGGCGTAGGCGACGATGCAGTCGCAGATGGCTGGGGTATTCGGGTTAAAAACGCAACAAATATTGAGATTAGGAATATTGGCTCTATGAACTGCGATAGTAATGAGGGCGACAATATTGGGCTTCAACAAAACAACGATTATATCTGGGTACACAACGTTGATTTCTTTTATGGCAATGCGGGTGGTGATGCCGACCAAGTCAAAGGTGATGGGGCTCTTGATTGCAAGCGGTCTACTTACGTAACGTTCTCATACAATCACTTTTGGGATTCCGGAAAATCCAACCTTTTGGGGCTGAGCGAGGACCCATCAGATGATTTATACATTACATACCACCATAATTGGTACGACCATTCAGACTCTAGGCATCCACGGGTGCGTTATTATTCAGCCCATGTTTACAACAACTTTTACGACGGAAACTCAAAGTACGGCGTTGGTGCCACCAATGGTTCCTCTATTTTTGTTGAAGCTAATTACTTCAGAAATTGTAAATACCCTATTTTAACGTCTATGCAAGGCTCTGATGTTTATGATGAGGATACGGGGTCTAACGACTATTCTGACATGCCAACATTTTCTAAAGAAGACGGGGGAAGCATTAAAGCCTTCAAAAACCATATTGAAGGCGCCAGACGTTTTGTGGCTTACGGAGATAGCAATTTTAACAATTCAACTGTCGATTTTGATGCCTATGTTGTTTCAACGAGAAATGAAACCATGCCTGCCAATGCAACTTCGGTTTACGGTGGAAATACGCATGATAATTTCGACATCGACCCCTCAGTGATGTACAATTATACCCCTGACACTCCCGAAGGTGCCAAAACTAAAGTCATGCAATATTCAGGACGCATGAACGGTGGTGATTTCACTTGGACATTCAATAATGCCACCGATGATACGTCTTATGCCGTTGATTCTGGTTTAAAGAGTGCTTTAACAAATTACACCACAGCGCTAGTTTGTGTACAAGGCGATGTTGGTCCAGATCCAGCTATTACACTAACAGCAAATGTTGGCGACGGATTGGTTAATCTGAACTGGGATGTAAGCAACTACAGTGCTTCTACCTACGAAATATTTAGAAATACAGATTCTGACCCTGCTGGAAGAACAAAAATAGCCGACATAACTACCCCAAGTACATCAAGCTTTACAGACAACACCGTTGAAAACGGAACAACCTATTACTATTGGATTGTGGCCGATACCTCTATTGAATCCAATATTGAATCTGCAATGCCCGTTGAAGGTGGAACTGCTACAGGCGACGAAACACACAACTTCACTATTGTCGGAAAAAACAGCACTTTTTATTCCATAACAGGCAACCTTTCCGACTCCAAGGGTACGGTAAACTATAATGGATTAACCCTAACGCAGTGCCTAAAAATCGAATCGAGCACCAATGTAAGCTTCACCACTACTGCACCATCCACCCTCACTTTGGTCTTTAAAGAAGGTTACACAGGCGATATCAAAATAAACGGAACAAGCTATGCCATTTCCAACGGTATACTTTCTTTAGAGTTGCCTACAGCAGGCCCATACGAAATCACCAAAGATAGTGTAGCCAACCTTTATTACATGAGTGTTGAATATGAATCATTAGGCATAAGCTCTTTTGAAAGCGCCAATATAAAATTGTTTCCTAATCCAGCTAACAGCATGCTCTATTTGAGTTCAAAAACAAAAGTGAGCCATCTAAGCATTTACAATTTATTAGGTGCTTTGGTAAAAAAAGTTGGAGGCCATATCAAGGAGGTTGACATGACCAATTTAAAGAAGGGCAGCTATCTAATTAAAATTAAAACCGACCATAGCACAACGACAAAAATAATAGTTAAAAACTAG